The Candidatus Amarolinea dominans genome contains a region encoding:
- a CDS encoding LacI family DNA-binding transcriptional regulator: protein MAKQTKPNPTLIDVANLAGVSRTTVSLVINDNSHIPDEAKKRVMAAMSELGYSPNLAAKIIRAQRSGNFGFVSDEIVTTPYAGKIFEGAQDAAWTLGKVLLLANTKNDPQLQAAAFDMMLERQVDGIIYATFYHRPVTPPDLLWEIPSVLLDCFVADRSLPSVVPDEVGGGYNATKILLEKGHKRVGFLNNIDPIPATAARLQGYLAALAAHGIAFDPALVVSDNSDPDGGQRAAQTVMQVPNPPTALFCFNDRMAMGAYYALRKLNLTVPDDVAVIGFDNQEIIAAHLNPGLSTMELPHYAMGQWAINYLLEHLDPEDDMQPIQHSIECPYIERFSV, encoded by the coding sequence ATGGCAAAACAAACAAAACCCAATCCGACGCTGATTGATGTGGCCAATCTGGCTGGTGTCTCACGGACGACTGTTTCTCTGGTGATTAACGATAATTCTCATATCCCAGATGAAGCCAAGAAACGAGTCATGGCGGCGATGTCCGAGCTTGGCTATAGCCCAAACCTGGCAGCCAAGATAATCCGCGCTCAACGATCCGGCAACTTCGGATTTGTGTCCGATGAAATTGTCACCACGCCGTATGCAGGAAAAATCTTTGAGGGCGCTCAAGATGCTGCCTGGACACTGGGCAAGGTTCTGCTTCTAGCCAATACCAAGAATGACCCCCAGTTGCAGGCAGCCGCGTTCGATATGATGCTGGAGCGCCAGGTCGACGGCATCATCTACGCGACTTTTTATCATCGCCCCGTGACCCCGCCCGATCTGCTGTGGGAGATCCCGTCGGTATTGCTCGACTGCTTTGTAGCCGACCGCTCGCTGCCTTCGGTTGTCCCGGATGAGGTCGGCGGGGGCTACAATGCCACCAAGATTCTGCTGGAAAAGGGGCACAAGCGGGTGGGCTTTCTCAACAATATTGACCCCATCCCCGCGACCGCCGCCCGCCTGCAAGGCTATTTGGCTGCTTTGGCGGCGCACGGCATCGCTTTCGACCCGGCGCTGGTGGTCTCTGATAACTCGGATCCTGATGGCGGCCAGCGCGCCGCGCAGACAGTCATGCAGGTGCCGAACCCGCCGACCGCGCTGTTTTGTTTCAATGACCGCATGGCGATGGGCGCGTACTATGCCTTGCGCAAGCTCAATCTCACCGTGCCTGACGATGTCGCGGTGATAGGGTTCGACAACCAGGAGATCATTGCCGCCCATCTTAACCCTGGCCTTTCCACCATGGAATTACCCCATTATGCGATGGGCCAATGGGCTATCAACTACCTGCTGGAACACCTGGACCCGGAAGACGACATGCAGCCAATTCAACATTCCATCGAATGTCCGTATATTGAGCGGTTCTCGGTCTAA
- a CDS encoding helix-turn-helix domain-containing protein: MQLEADAPSWSLAREVIHQRASELGVALISHEADLVSLAPEERLGILEMKVLPVLVAPNALLADAFRAMSESLPPRVGMEWRLELPEALPAIRVDPLCLHQILYNLLSNAYRFAKQGHITLGALPTTTHLHFWVADTGQGMPLEQQYIFHALLTAERPSHPVAGLGFGLHVTYQLVRLHDGKMTFSSPPGAGVTFHIYLPLLQPKRRMDRPVEASPSTLPVEMDLPLQVHELTRRTITYLRQNYAAEQLSRRQIASHVAVCERHLTHVFRRDLGITPWEYLTRSRIEQAKTLLRVTNLTATEIAGRVGYNDGAYFSRVFHRETGRSPCAFRRQVRCQQDSNDLSDLAPNSAGFTSFCA; the protein is encoded by the coding sequence ATGCAACTGGAAGCGGACGCCCCCTCTTGGTCCCTGGCACGCGAGGTCATACACCAGCGAGCCAGCGAGTTGGGCGTCGCGCTGATCTCCCATGAAGCAGACCTGGTGTCCCTCGCGCCCGAAGAACGGCTAGGAATCCTTGAGATGAAGGTCCTCCCTGTGCTTGTGGCCCCAAACGCTCTTCTGGCCGACGCGTTCCGGGCGATGTCAGAGAGCTTGCCGCCGCGCGTTGGGATGGAGTGGCGGCTGGAACTGCCCGAAGCGCTGCCTGCTATCCGCGTTGACCCGCTGTGTTTGCATCAGATCCTCTACAACCTGCTCAGCAACGCCTACAGGTTCGCGAAGCAAGGTCACATCACGCTAGGCGCCTTGCCCACGACCACCCATCTTCACTTCTGGGTTGCCGACACCGGGCAGGGTATGCCGTTAGAGCAGCAGTACATCTTTCACGCCCTTCTGACGGCGGAGCGGCCATCACACCCTGTCGCAGGCCTGGGGTTTGGGCTACACGTGACCTACCAGCTGGTCAGACTGCATGACGGCAAGATGACTTTTTCGAGCCCCCCCGGCGCAGGGGTCACCTTCCACATCTATCTGCCGCTGCTCCAGCCGAAACGCCGCATGGACCGTCCGGTGGAGGCGTCGCCGAGCACACTACCCGTCGAGATGGACCTGCCACTGCAGGTCCATGAGTTGACCCGCCGGACCATCACCTATCTCCGGCAGAATTATGCCGCCGAGCAGTTGTCGCGCCGCCAGATCGCGTCGCACGTCGCAGTTTGCGAACGGCACCTCACGCACGTTTTCCGACGCGACCTGGGCATCACACCGTGGGAATACCTGACTCGCTCCCGCATCGAGCAAGCCAAAACATTACTGCGCGTCACGAATCTCACTGCCACTGAGATCGCCGGTCGGGTTGGCTACAACGACGGCGCCTATTTTAGTCGGGTCTTCCATCGGGAAACCGGCCGCAGCCCGTGCGCCTTCCGCCGCCAGGTCCGTTGCCAGCAAGACTCGAACGACCTGTCCGATCTTGCTCCCAATTCTGCAGGATTCACTTCCTTTTGTGCATGA
- a CDS encoding LacI family DNA-binding transcriptional regulator, with protein MRDVARVAGVSQTTVSFVFNKRSGIMISDETKGRVLEAVEQLGYRPNVAAQILRTSKTHLIGLISDVIATTPHAGQIIEGAQNAAWANGKLLMLTNTGGNEDVEKAAIEMLLERQVEGIIYATMYHRPADPPDTVRSVPTVLLDCFVQDRSLPSVVPDDIQGGRRATEHLLSKGHSRIGFINNVHVIPATLGRLEGYQQALAGRGIVYDDSLVLSDLSDQGGGYRGCMKLMQRLDRPSAIFCFNDRMAMGAYDALRKLGLAIPEDIAVMGFDNEQLIAAHLYPPLSTMQLPHYEMGEWAVNYLIEHDANLAAGGPIQHKIECPLVKRESA; from the coding sequence ATGAGAGATGTCGCCCGCGTCGCGGGTGTATCGCAGACAACTGTTTCCTTTGTGTTCAACAAGCGGTCGGGCATCATGATCAGCGATGAGACCAAAGGCCGCGTACTCGAAGCCGTTGAGCAGTTGGGGTACCGTCCCAATGTTGCGGCGCAGATTCTGCGCACCAGCAAGACCCACCTCATCGGTCTGATCAGCGATGTGATCGCCACCACGCCGCACGCTGGGCAGATCATCGAAGGCGCGCAAAATGCAGCGTGGGCCAACGGCAAGCTGCTGATGCTGACGAATACCGGTGGCAATGAGGATGTGGAAAAGGCCGCCATCGAAATGCTCCTGGAGCGACAGGTTGAGGGCATCATCTATGCCACCATGTACCACCGTCCAGCTGATCCGCCTGATACCGTGCGCAGCGTTCCCACCGTTCTGCTCGACTGTTTCGTTCAGGATAGATCGCTGCCCTCGGTAGTGCCGGATGACATACAAGGAGGCCGCAGGGCCACCGAGCATCTGCTGAGCAAAGGACATAGCCGCATTGGATTCATCAATAACGTCCACGTGATCCCTGCCACGCTGGGGCGCCTGGAGGGCTACCAACAAGCTCTGGCCGGCCGCGGAATCGTGTACGATGACAGCCTGGTGCTGTCTGATCTGAGCGATCAGGGGGGCGGCTACCGGGGGTGTATGAAGCTGATGCAACGCCTTGATCGTCCCAGTGCGATCTTCTGCTTTAACGACCGGATGGCGATGGGGGCCTACGATGCGCTGCGCAAGCTAGGCCTCGCGATTCCCGAAGATATCGCGGTGATGGGCTTCGACAACGAACAGCTCATCGCCGCCCACTTGTACCCGCCCCTCTCCACAATGCAGTTGCCCCACTACGAGATGGGGGAGTGGGCCGTCAATTACCTTATCGAACACGACGCCAACCTGGCGGCCGGCGGGCCGATCCAGCACAAGATCGAATGCCCGCTCGTCAAGCGGGAATCGGCTTGA
- the glnA gene encoding type I glutamate--ammonia ligase, with protein MPTTPADVLKMAADVKIIDFKFIDLPGTWQHTSIPAVRLDADSFSEGIGFDGSSIRGFQEIHESDMLLMPDPTTAFIDPVLGVPTLSIICDVADPITRQPYSRDPRYIARKAEAYLKQTGIADTSFWGPEAEFFIFNDVKYHQDTNSAYYEVDSQEGWWNSGLGGRGGQIPPKRGYFPVPPTDTLQDIRSEMVLTLMQVGIPIEVHHHEVATAGQSEIGMRFATLTRMADNLLLYKYIIKNVARKNGLTATFMPKPLFGDNGSGMHCHQSLWNAGSNVFYSDSGYAQLSDTAKYYIGGLLKHAPALLALCAPTTNSYRRLVPGFEAPVNLAYSQRNRSAICRIPVYSASPKAKRVEFRAPDATCNPYLAFSAMLMAGLDGIQNRIDPGEPMDKDLYELPPEELKLIKQVPGSLDDVLRALEADHEFLLRGDVFTMDLLEAYINYKRQVELNPVRMRPHPYEFVLYYDI; from the coding sequence ATGCCGACTACACCGGCCGACGTTTTGAAGATGGCCGCCGATGTCAAGATTATTGATTTCAAGTTCATTGACCTGCCCGGCACCTGGCAGCACACCAGTATTCCGGCCGTCAGGCTGGATGCCGACTCCTTCAGCGAAGGGATCGGCTTCGATGGCTCTTCGATCCGCGGTTTCCAGGAAATCCACGAATCGGACATGCTGCTGATGCCTGACCCCACCACGGCCTTCATTGATCCCGTGCTGGGCGTGCCTACCCTTTCGATCATTTGCGACGTCGCGGACCCGATCACGCGCCAGCCCTATTCCCGCGATCCGCGCTACATTGCGCGCAAGGCCGAAGCCTATCTCAAGCAGACCGGCATCGCCGACACCAGTTTCTGGGGGCCGGAAGCCGAATTCTTCATCTTCAATGATGTGAAGTATCACCAGGACACCAACTCCGCCTATTACGAGGTGGACAGCCAGGAAGGTTGGTGGAACAGTGGCTTGGGCGGCCGCGGCGGGCAGATTCCGCCCAAGCGCGGTTATTTCCCGGTGCCGCCCACCGACACGCTGCAAGATATCCGCAGCGAGATGGTGCTGACGCTGATGCAGGTTGGTATTCCGATCGAGGTGCATCACCATGAGGTCGCCACGGCCGGTCAGTCCGAGATTGGCATGCGCTTTGCTACCCTGACCCGCATGGCCGACAATCTGCTGCTCTACAAATACATCATCAAGAATGTGGCGCGCAAGAATGGCTTGACCGCGACCTTCATGCCCAAGCCGCTTTTTGGCGACAATGGTTCTGGGATGCACTGTCATCAGAGCCTATGGAACGCGGGCAGCAATGTCTTCTACAGCGACAGCGGCTATGCGCAGTTGTCAGACACGGCCAAGTATTACATCGGCGGCCTGTTGAAGCACGCGCCGGCCCTGCTGGCCCTGTGCGCACCGACAACTAACTCGTACCGTCGCCTGGTGCCGGGCTTCGAGGCGCCGGTCAACCTGGCCTATTCACAGCGCAATCGTTCGGCCATCTGTCGCATCCCGGTCTACTCCGCCAGCCCCAAGGCCAAGCGTGTGGAGTTCCGTGCGCCAGACGCCACCTGTAACCCGTACCTGGCCTTCTCAGCCATGCTGATGGCGGGCCTGGACGGCATTCAGAACCGCATTGATCCGGGCGAGCCGATGGACAAGGACCTGTACGAACTGCCGCCGGAAGAGTTGAAGCTGATCAAGCAGGTGCCCGGTTCGCTGGATGACGTGCTGCGTGCGCTGGAGGCCGATCACGAATTCCTGCTGCGCGGCGATGTCTTCACGATGGATCTG